The Fimbriimonas ginsengisoli Gsoil 348 genome window below encodes:
- the fusA gene encoding elongation factor G: MPRSHPLELVRNIGIAAHIDAGKTTTTERILFYTGKAHKIGEVHDGAATMDWMEQEQERGITITSAATSCFWSGSKKDRPEHKINIIDTPGHVDFTVEVERSLRVLDGAVCVLCAVGGVQPQTETVWRQMNKYKVPRIIYVNKMDRLGADFFTVLQRVKERLGANAAPIQLPIGSESDYLGYVDLINMKAYTYDKEDDKGKTFTESEIPADLQDLAAEYREKMIESISDFDDSIMERFLDGQELTVAEITDALRRGTLANKVVPMISGSSFKNKGVQAMIDAVLDYLPSPIDVGEVKGINPRTEEEIFRAPDDKAPFSALAFKIMSDKYVGRLTFLRVYSGVLKKGSQVTVAFRDPVSNDFRYRTERIGRILEMHANSRNDIDEVYAGEIVGVIGLNDVNTGHTVCDSDNLIALESIKFPEPVIQIAVEPKTKADQEKLGTSLHRLAQEDPTFRVFTDPESGQTIISGMGELHLEIIVDRLNREFGVQANQGKPQVAYRETVRIKSRAEGRFIRQTGGSGQYGHCWVEMEPMPPGTGFVFENKVTGGTIPKEYIPACEKGIREGLIAGVLAGYPVVDVKVSLTEGSYHEVDSNENAFKQAGLIAFREAMKKANPVLKEPIMHVEVTTPEQNVGDVVGDINSRRGRIEGMENALGGASVVNAHVPLSEMFGYVTTLRSLTQGRAQPNVTPSHYEEVPNSIAAEITAKAQGGR; the protein is encoded by the coding sequence ATGCCCCGTAGTCACCCTTTAGAGTTGGTTCGTAACATCGGTATTGCCGCGCACATCGACGCCGGCAAGACGACCACCACCGAGCGGATCCTCTTCTATACCGGAAAGGCGCACAAGATCGGCGAGGTTCACGACGGCGCGGCCACGATGGACTGGATGGAGCAAGAGCAGGAGCGAGGAATTACCATTACCTCGGCTGCAACGTCATGCTTCTGGTCCGGCTCCAAGAAAGACCGGCCGGAGCACAAGATCAATATCATCGACACGCCGGGCCACGTCGACTTCACGGTCGAAGTGGAGCGCTCGCTACGCGTCCTCGACGGCGCGGTGTGCGTGCTTTGCGCGGTGGGTGGCGTTCAGCCCCAGACCGAGACGGTTTGGCGGCAGATGAACAAGTACAAGGTCCCGCGGATCATCTATGTCAACAAGATGGATCGCTTGGGTGCGGACTTCTTCACGGTGCTTCAGCGCGTGAAGGAGCGACTTGGCGCGAACGCGGCTCCCATCCAACTCCCGATCGGCTCGGAGTCGGACTATCTCGGCTATGTGGACCTCATCAACATGAAGGCCTACACGTACGACAAGGAAGACGACAAGGGCAAGACGTTTACCGAGAGCGAGATTCCCGCCGACCTTCAGGACCTGGCTGCCGAGTATCGCGAGAAGATGATCGAGTCGATCTCAGATTTCGACGATTCGATCATGGAGCGATTCCTCGATGGACAGGAACTGACGGTGGCGGAAATTACCGACGCCCTCCGACGCGGAACGCTTGCGAACAAGGTCGTCCCCATGATCTCGGGCTCGTCCTTTAAGAACAAGGGCGTGCAGGCGATGATCGACGCGGTTTTGGACTATCTGCCGTCGCCGATCGATGTCGGCGAGGTCAAGGGCATCAACCCGCGAACCGAGGAAGAGATCTTCCGGGCTCCGGACGACAAGGCGCCGTTCAGCGCGTTGGCGTTCAAGATCATGTCGGACAAGTACGTTGGCCGTCTCACCTTCCTGCGCGTCTATTCGGGCGTGCTCAAGAAGGGTTCGCAGGTCACCGTCGCTTTCCGCGATCCGGTCTCGAACGACTTCCGATACCGAACCGAGCGCATTGGCCGCATTCTGGAAATGCACGCGAATAGCCGCAACGACATCGACGAGGTGTACGCCGGTGAGATCGTGGGTGTCATCGGTCTGAACGACGTCAACACCGGTCACACGGTGTGCGACTCGGACAACCTGATCGCCCTCGAGTCGATCAAGTTCCCCGAGCCGGTCATCCAGATCGCGGTCGAGCCGAAGACGAAGGCGGACCAGGAGAAGTTGGGTACCTCCCTGCACCGTTTGGCGCAGGAAGATCCGACGTTCCGAGTCTTCACCGACCCGGAGAGCGGGCAGACGATCATTTCGGGAATGGGCGAGCTTCACCTCGAAATCATCGTCGACCGACTAAACCGCGAGTTTGGCGTCCAGGCAAACCAGGGCAAGCCGCAGGTTGCGTACCGCGAGACGGTCCGCATCAAGTCGCGCGCCGAGGGCCGCTTCATCCGCCAGACGGGTGGCTCCGGTCAGTACGGCCACTGCTGGGTCGAGATGGAGCCGATGCCCCCCGGCACCGGGTTCGTGTTCGAGAACAAGGTCACAGGCGGAACGATTCCGAAGGAGTACATCCCGGCTTGCGAAAAGGGAATCCGAGAGGGGCTCATCGCGGGCGTCCTCGCCGGTTACCCGGTCGTAGACGTCAAGGTGTCACTCACCGAGGGTAGCTACCACGAAGTCGACTCGAACGAAAACGCGTTCAAACAGGCTGGCCTCATCGCTTTCAGGGAAGCGATGAAGAAGGCGAACCCGGTACTGAAGGAGCCGATCATGCATGTGGAGGTCACGACCCCCGAGCAGAATGTCGGTGACGTCGTTGGCGACATCAACAGCCGCCGGGGACGGATCGAAGGAATGGAGAACGCGCTCGGTGGAGCTTCGGTGGTCAACGCCCACGTTCCGCTGTCGGAGATGTTCGGCTACGTCACGACCCTCCGGTCGCTGACCCAAGGCCGTGCTCAACCGAACGTGACGCCGTCGCACTACGAGGAAGTCCCAAACTCGATAGCGGCGGAGATCACGGCGAAGGCCCAGGGCGGACGGTAA
- the rpsL gene encoding 30S ribosomal protein S12, giving the protein MPTVNQLVRKGRSAPKTKSKSPALKSNPFKRGVCTVVRTMTPKKPNSALRKTARVRLTNGIEVTAYIPGEGHNLQEHSVVLVRGGRVKDLPGVRYHIVRGTQQTAGTAKRMQGRSKYGTKRPKPGQAPAAAKGGRR; this is encoded by the coding sequence ATGCCGACCGTTAATCAGCTAGTCCGCAAAGGACGTAGCGCTCCTAAAACCAAATCGAAGTCGCCTGCGCTCAAGAGCAACCCTTTTAAGCGAGGCGTTTGCACCGTTGTCCGAACCATGACCCCGAAGAAGCCGAACTCGGCGCTTCGGAAGACGGCTCGTGTTCGTCTGACCAACGGCATCGAGGTCACCGCCTACATTCCGGGCGAGGGACATAACCTTCAGGAGCACTCGGTGGTGCTCGTTCGAGGAGGCCGTGTTAAGGACCTCCCGGGCGTGCGCTATCACATTGTCCGCGGAACTCAGCAGACGGCCGGTACCGCCAAGCGAATGCAGGGCCGCAGCAAGTACGGCACGAAGCGTCCGAAGCCGGGTCAAGCGCCTGCCGCCGCTAAGGGAGGTCGCCGCTAA
- a CDS encoding dockerin type I domain-containing protein, whose amino-acid sequence MKTRLPLQFFRRAIALAGGVMFAAAASAAATPWTQWKVSDGGNGHWYRAVDNGSEISWTSARAAAIQDGVHLATITSQGENNFVYNLSSDDAYWHTDSNETIDIGPWLGALQSPAGFSWVTGEAFSFTAWLPGEPNGDPDSAIHFMGQGLVRGANWNDATKAVTPTLSPSSYIEELDSVATAPAPFTSGLPVDLNGSYLAALNRVVGATTDRDGIGASGMVQEPSSIWCFTPFSNWSKTPTVRDYLNLRGTSYGFDVDLGDPARWPNPSSLTDWFAGNAADGHEGSTLVVRAASSAGVAPIDLSNMNGLRVMFYRKDGKFFGHIANLWYSQEIALPGASVANRYRVQVNVNGTGGVQVFFIQLNGPGTNSYVTQTLVGGSESLSSASFAVQMANVTRTSQTPATPTQAAVYGFWTSASTGTLYAFTANPYLGTKDRPATAVFGLYNSYLPFKAMGYHASLQLYQAGTALSFLEGQYENTALFEAAGAPVFAPNVTGRFDHSQFTGIVAKATQQPLLLESYNFVAPQGSYNPGGSRLGVLWQYAGGPLWTSFNSAAGVYFARTLDSNGVVVDPLAPAMGPVGVQQLTGTDYTAKSMQIVVGANDTGSGLADAPLLNVTLTSNHGLVTTRTIRMGSLNPVNGIFGAVLTLPLGTMTMSLSANVSDRAGNAATPSTRTVSIQIPPPSTLSLPIQLTGFSAPGPVNRLVRIVLGRKGGDGIVGTRDRIVINRVVTFSGTGAGTATLTVADGLPEFATGGISQVWVKDPFHTVGKSAPLKLTGSVYSLNGVASVVLTPGDVTNNNVTDSADYTIFTTSAFGAVPATTWFLPDTAALVPANLRNLDLNGDGRFDARDVALMNLYFGKVGDPEPSNYNP is encoded by the coding sequence ATGAAAACTCGCTTGCCTCTGCAATTCTTCCGACGCGCGATCGCACTTGCCGGAGGCGTGATGTTTGCCGCCGCCGCTTCTGCCGCTGCAACCCCATGGACCCAGTGGAAGGTCTCCGACGGCGGTAACGGGCACTGGTACCGAGCCGTAGACAACGGCTCGGAGATCTCTTGGACTTCGGCACGCGCCGCCGCCATCCAGGACGGAGTGCACTTGGCGACGATCACGTCCCAGGGCGAGAACAACTTCGTATACAACCTTTCAAGCGATGACGCTTACTGGCATACGGACTCTAACGAGACAATCGATATCGGTCCCTGGCTTGGCGCCCTTCAGAGCCCGGCCGGATTTAGCTGGGTGACGGGGGAGGCATTTTCTTTCACCGCCTGGCTTCCGGGCGAGCCCAACGGTGATCCGGACTCCGCCATCCACTTCATGGGGCAAGGCCTCGTGCGCGGAGCCAATTGGAACGATGCTACAAAGGCGGTGACGCCGACCCTAAGCCCCAGCTCCTACATTGAGGAGCTCGACAGTGTGGCCACCGCACCGGCTCCGTTCACGTCAGGACTTCCAGTCGACCTTAACGGCAGCTACTTGGCGGCTCTGAATCGAGTTGTCGGAGCTACGACCGACCGCGACGGAATTGGCGCCTCTGGCATGGTGCAGGAGCCTTCGAGCATTTGGTGTTTCACCCCGTTTTCGAATTGGTCTAAGACGCCGACGGTCCGCGACTATCTCAATCTTCGCGGCACCAGCTACGGGTTCGACGTGGACCTCGGCGACCCGGCCCGGTGGCCGAACCCAAGCTCGTTGACCGACTGGTTCGCCGGCAATGCGGCGGACGGCCACGAGGGATCCACGTTGGTGGTGCGCGCGGCTAGCTCGGCCGGCGTCGCGCCGATCGACCTGTCGAACATGAATGGCCTGCGCGTAATGTTCTATCGGAAGGACGGGAAGTTCTTTGGCCACATTGCCAACCTCTGGTACAGCCAAGAAATCGCGCTTCCGGGAGCCAGCGTGGCCAATCGGTACCGGGTGCAAGTGAACGTGAATGGAACGGGCGGGGTCCAGGTCTTCTTTATTCAGCTAAATGGCCCTGGTACCAACAGTTACGTGACCCAAACCCTTGTCGGTGGTAGCGAAAGTCTCTCGTCCGCAAGCTTCGCGGTCCAGATGGCAAACGTGACTCGGACTTCGCAGACGCCGGCGACTCCCACTCAGGCCGCGGTCTACGGCTTCTGGACCTCGGCAAGCACCGGCACCCTGTACGCCTTCACGGCCAATCCCTACCTAGGAACGAAGGACCGGCCGGCGACCGCCGTCTTCGGCCTCTACAACTCCTATCTTCCTTTTAAGGCGATGGGGTACCACGCTTCGCTCCAACTGTATCAGGCCGGCACGGCCCTCAGCTTCCTCGAGGGACAGTACGAAAACACTGCCCTGTTCGAGGCAGCGGGGGCTCCGGTATTCGCGCCTAACGTTACGGGTCGATTCGACCACTCCCAGTTCACCGGCATCGTGGCGAAGGCCACTCAGCAACCGCTGCTTCTGGAGTCGTACAACTTTGTGGCCCCTCAAGGAAGCTACAATCCTGGCGGCAGCAGGCTGGGCGTGCTCTGGCAATATGCCGGCGGTCCGCTCTGGACCAGCTTCAATTCGGCGGCCGGCGTCTACTTCGCAAGAACGTTGGACTCCAATGGAGTTGTCGTAGATCCTTTGGCCCCGGCGATGGGTCCGGTCGGTGTTCAACAGTTGACCGGCACCGACTACACGGCGAAGAGCATGCAAATCGTAGTCGGCGCAAACGACACGGGCTCCGGCCTTGCCGATGCGCCTCTTCTCAATGTCACCCTCACGAGCAACCACGGACTTGTGACGACGCGCACGATCCGGATGGGTTCCTTGAACCCGGTCAACGGCATCTTCGGGGCCGTGCTCACACTCCCCCTAGGCACCATGACGATGAGCCTCAGCGCGAACGTCAGCGACCGGGCCGGGAACGCCGCAACCCCCTCCACGCGGACCGTGTCGATCCAGATTCCGCCGCCTTCGACTCTTTCGCTCCCAATTCAGTTGACCGGCTTCTCGGCCCCTGGACCGGTGAACCGCTTGGTTCGAATCGTCTTGGGCCGTAAGGGCGGAGACGGGATTGTCGGAACCCGAGACCGGATCGTGATCAATAGAGTCGTAACCTTCAGCGGTACCGGAGCCGGCACCGCAACCTTGACCGTTGCGGACGGCCTGCCGGAGTTCGCCACCGGCGGGATCTCGCAGGTGTGGGTGAAGGATCCTTTCCACACGGTGGGCAAGAGCGCTCCGCTCAAGCTCACGGGCAGCGTGTACTCCCTCAACGGAGTCGCAAGCGTGGTCCTTACTCCGGGCGACGTAACGAACAACAACGTTACGGACTCCGCGGACTACACGATCTTTACGACGTCCGCCTTCGGAGCCGTTCCGGCGACCACATGGTTTCTCCCGGATACTGCGGCGCTGGTACCTGCTAACCTGAGGAACCTCGATTTGAACGGCGACGGCCGCTTCGACGCGAGGGACGTGGCTTTGATGAATCTCTACTTCGGCAAGGTCGGCGATCCCGAGCCGAGCAACTACAACCCCTAG
- a CDS encoding carboxypeptidase M32: MTAYDQLLAKYAEVATIRAAQNLMGWDQQVLMPPGGAAARAAHAQILSRMRHELLTSDEMLRLIADAGRETDPDTNAGRSIAALQRDLDVETKLPVDLVERKAKVSSEAYEVWKTAKAANDFPSMAPYYKELFGIARETAERLGYDGHPYDALLGLYEFGAKEADARSMFDAIKGPIVNLVREIKKIGRPVDDSILAKDWDREKLRGFAERTAAACGFDFDRGRLNLSPNAFCSNLGRSDVRMTTRPSDHLKGIVSSSLHEMGHGLYEQGSPAEWDGTPLAGGISLAVHESQSRLWENVIGRSRGFWTRFLPDLQAVFPELSTLDVERMYRAINKVEPSFIRVGADELTYNLHILVRFELEVDLITGALEMDELPEAWNAKYREYVGIEPPTHTLGCLQDVHWSRGYVGYFPTYAMGNLIGLQIWRRLRDDIPNTEELMAGGDFAPILGWLQEKIYRQGRRYTPRDLITRVTGRPMEAGDWLEYAQAKYRAIYSL, from the coding sequence ATGACCGCCTATGACCAGCTGCTCGCCAAGTACGCCGAGGTCGCCACCATTCGGGCCGCGCAAAACCTGATGGGGTGGGACCAGCAGGTGCTGATGCCGCCGGGAGGGGCGGCGGCGCGGGCCGCACACGCTCAAATTCTCAGCCGCATGCGGCACGAGCTCCTTACCAGTGACGAGATGCTGCGGCTGATTGCGGACGCGGGAAGAGAAACCGACCCGGATACCAACGCTGGCCGCTCGATAGCCGCCCTTCAGCGGGATCTCGACGTAGAGACGAAGCTGCCCGTCGATCTCGTCGAACGCAAAGCCAAGGTTTCCTCCGAGGCGTACGAGGTCTGGAAGACGGCGAAAGCTGCCAACGACTTTCCAAGCATGGCTCCCTACTACAAGGAGCTCTTCGGCATCGCCCGGGAAACCGCGGAGCGCCTTGGCTACGACGGCCATCCCTACGACGCGCTCCTCGGCCTCTACGAATTCGGTGCAAAGGAGGCCGACGCCCGGTCGATGTTCGACGCGATCAAAGGACCGATCGTTAACCTCGTTCGAGAAATCAAGAAAATCGGACGACCGGTCGACGACTCGATTCTCGCCAAAGACTGGGACCGCGAAAAGCTGCGGGGCTTTGCCGAGCGAACCGCCGCCGCGTGCGGGTTCGACTTCGACCGCGGAAGGCTCAACCTCTCGCCGAACGCATTTTGCTCCAACCTGGGCCGCTCCGACGTCCGGATGACGACCCGTCCCAGCGACCATCTGAAAGGAATCGTCTCTTCCTCACTTCATGAGATGGGGCACGGCCTCTACGAGCAGGGATCGCCAGCCGAATGGGATGGAACCCCGCTGGCGGGAGGCATCTCGTTAGCGGTTCATGAGAGTCAATCTCGCCTTTGGGAGAATGTCATTGGGCGTTCCCGCGGCTTCTGGACTCGATTCCTTCCCGACCTGCAAGCGGTTTTTCCGGAGCTTTCCACGCTCGATGTGGAAAGAATGTATCGGGCCATCAACAAAGTCGAACCGAGCTTCATTCGCGTCGGCGCGGATGAGCTCACCTATAACTTGCATATCCTCGTCCGATTCGAGCTCGAAGTCGACCTCATCACCGGCGCGTTGGAGATGGACGAGCTGCCTGAGGCCTGGAACGCCAAGTACAGAGAGTATGTCGGCATCGAACCGCCAACCCACACGCTCGGCTGCCTGCAAGACGTTCATTGGAGCCGCGGCTACGTGGGTTACTTCCCCACCTACGCCATGGGCAACCTGATCGGTCTCCAGATCTGGCGTCGTCTGCGCGACGATATCCCAAACACCGAGGAGCTCATGGCCGGAGGCGACTTCGCGCCCATTCTCGGTTGGCTCCAGGAAAAGA
- the rpsG gene encoding 30S ribosomal protein S7, with translation MPRKGPPVKRITVPDPIYGSEMMTRFINRMMVDGKKGVAEKIFYRAMQICEEKSGTPALEVFDKAIQNAMPAVEVRPRRVGGQTYQVPMDVRPDRRRTLALRWLIANARRRSGKTMIDRLSSEILDAFNGTGSTIKKREDTHRMAEANKAFAHYRF, from the coding sequence ATGCCTAGAAAGGGCCCTCCAGTTAAGAGAATCACCGTTCCGGATCCGATTTACGGATCCGAAATGATGACTCGCTTCATCAACCGGATGATGGTCGACGGCAAGAAGGGCGTCGCCGAGAAAATTTTCTACCGCGCAATGCAGATTTGCGAGGAAAAGTCGGGCACTCCGGCGCTAGAAGTCTTCGACAAGGCGATTCAGAACGCCATGCCGGCGGTCGAGGTTCGACCTCGCCGTGTCGGTGGCCAGACCTACCAGGTTCCGATGGACGTCCGCCCGGATCGCCGGCGAACGCTCGCTCTGCGGTGGCTCATCGCCAACGCCCGCCGCCGCTCCGGCAAGACGATGATCGATCGGCTCAGCTCCGAGATCCTCGATGCTTTCAACGGCACCGGATCCACGATCAAGAAGCGAGAAGACACGCACCGCATGGCCGAAGCGAACAAGGCATTCGCCCATTACCGATTCTAA